From Rutidosis leptorrhynchoides isolate AG116_Rl617_1_P2 chromosome 3, CSIRO_AGI_Rlap_v1, whole genome shotgun sequence, a single genomic window includes:
- the LOC139897186 gene encoding early nodulin-like protein 18, which yields MAPALHLTLITLFITTTTAAAYTNHTVGGRDGWFFNPQTNKSATNYASWTADQTFNLGDYLIFNTNTNQTVVLTYNETTFRSCSIDNSSDSDTFQFVGQQGGEIGAPLTVPVPLTIVGPNYFFSDAFDGIQCENGLAFGINVSHGVGLPPNLNQPPPPPYVEPPSNADGSLTPPVTGNQPNGAGLYVGANVRGSVYGALITFYGIFALI from the exons ATGGCACCGGCGCTGCATTTGACCTTAATTACACTTTtcatcaccaccaccaccgccgCCGCCTACACTAATCACACCGTCGGAGGTCGCGACGGTTGGTTTTTCAACCCTCAAACCAACAAATCCGCCACTAATTACGCCTCCTGGACCGCTGATCAAACCTTCAATCTTGGCGATTACTTAA TATTTAACACCAATACGAATCAGACGGTAGTTTTAACTTACAACGAAACAACGTTCCGTAGCTGTAGCATTGATAATTCATCAGATAGTGATACATTTCAATTCGTCGGTCAACAAGGAGGTGAGATCGGTgcgccgttaaccgtaccggttcCGTTAACTATCGTAGGACCGAATTACTTTTTTTCCGATGCTTTTGATGGAATTCAGTGCGAGAATGGATTAGCGTTTGGAATCAATGTGAGTCACGGTGTCGGACTTCCGCCGAATCTCAACCAGCCTCCACCGCCGCCGTACGTTGAGCCTCCGTCTAATGCTGACGGTAGTCTTACGCCGCCGGTTACCGGTAACCAGCCAAATGGCGCTGGATTGTATGTCGGTGCTAACGTGCGCGGGTCGGTGTATGGTGCACTCATCACGTTCTACGGAATCTTTGCTTTAATTTAA